DNA sequence from the Prolixibacter sp. SD074 genome:
TCCCGGGCAGGAAACAAATTCAGTACGCGTTACCCGCATGCGGCTGGCTTGTAACAATCCGAACGAAAGATCTTTCAGCTCGTTGTAACCAATAGGTCCCTGGTTTGATAGCAATATACCGTCGCCGTAGCCGTCAATCAAGAGCCCTCCCAAATCGGTGGAAGCTTTTATCAGAAGATTCTCATAACTATCTTCCCGGTAGGAACGGTGCAGGATGACGGGATTTTTGCAAATATGAGCATCCAGCTCCATGAAGAAGGCACGTAACTCGGCAAAGCTATTCAGGTTATCGCTCTCCATAATGATAACCGCTTTCCGCTCGTTCTTCAGCTTTTCAACGATTTCGGGATTCTCCGCCTTCAATGCATCATATTCCGGTTTGCTGGCGCGAATAAACCGTTCCTGATTGGTATACATATCATTAAAAAGGTAATCATCCAACGAAAGTATCGGGAATGCACGACCAGCTTTATTGAAAATGCGTTTGCCATCGAAATAGTAATCAGGTTCAACCCCGGTATTCAGCGAGCGCACTTCTTCCAGTGTGTAATTATTCAGCGATGCAATAACAACAACCGCCTTTTTACCACCAATGTCGCCCACCGGCCGGCTACTTCTCCGCTCATACTCAAACGGGTTCGTTTGTGAAATCATCGGAGCAGATATCGGAGCATGATTCTCGCGCCCCTTGAAAATATCGACCAGTTTACGGGCAAAGCCTATTTCATTGGCCGGATCTTCCGTCAGCGAAACCCGGACAGTATCGCCAATTCCATCGGCCAGCAACGCCCCCGATCCAACAGCTGATTTAATGCGTCCGTCCTCGCCTTCTCCAGCTTCTGTAACGCCAATGTGGAACGGATAATTCATTCCCTCCAGGCGCATTCGGTAGTTCATCAAACGCACGGTATACACCATCAATCGGGTATTGCTTGCTTTGATGGAAATAACCACATTGTGAAAATCGATCTTTTTGCAAATACGGAGGAATTCCATAACCGATTCGACAATTCCTGCCGGTGTATCGCCATAACGGCTCATAATCCGATCGGAGAGCGACCCATGGTTGGCCCCAATCCTGAGTGCGGTTCCACGCTCAGCACATTCTTTCAAAAAAGGAATAAAGCGCTCTTCAATACCCGCCAGCTCGTCCCGATACTCGTCATCGGTATAATCAACCTTTTGAAATTTAGCTCGCGGATCGTAAAAATTACCAGGATTGATACGAACCTTCCTCACATATTTTATTGCGGTTTTAGCGGCTTGCGGGGAAAAATGAATATCGGCCACAAGTGGCGTCGCGGCATAGCCTCGTTTGTCAAGTCCGGCCCGGATATTTTTAAGATTTTCAGCTTCGCGAAGCCCCTGAACAGCCATACGGACAAAATCAGCACCAGCCTTAATAATCTGGATAATTTGCTCGACCGTGGCATCCGTATCTGTTGTATCTGTATCGGTCATCGACTGTAAACGAACAGGGTACTCTCCTCCAACCTTTACTTCTCCAACCTGTACGATAGCCGTTTTTTGCCGCTCGTACCGAAATAAACTTTTCACAAAATTAAAATTCTTATCCTTCATGGTTATTGTCGCTCCGGGACATTTTACTGTAAAACAGACTCATTGCACAACGTTCCATTGACAACACATAAGTCTGCCTGAAATTCTCGAAAATAGTTGATTCATGGTTCACTGCCACAAAATTAGCAAAGATTTTCAGAGAGATTTGAAAATTGTCATTGCATATTGCTATTTGGGAATAAAGTCATCAAAAACAAACCAGATTTGTATGCTTGAATTCTCATTCCCTTGTAAGATGGAAGGAAAAGCTATTTTTGTACAAAAGCAGAATTATGTCGATACAGGTTGAAAGGATTACGCAGCGATATGGAGAACAGAAAGCCTTGGACGATGTTACATTTTCCATTCGCACCGGTGAGGTGACTGGTTTCCTGGGGCCGAATGGCGCCGGAAAATCAACTATGATGAAGATAATCACGGGTTTGCTTACACCTTCGTCGGGCAACGTAATGGTGAACGACCTGCCCGTTCGGAAACATTCCATCAACATAAACCGCCAGATAGGTTACCTACCCGAAAATAATCCCCTGTACCCTGACATGTACATTCGGGAATATCTTGAATTGGTTTCCGGTATGTACCCGATAAAAAACCGGAGAGAGAGAGTTGACGAGATGATAAACCTCACCGGGCTGGTCCCTGAGTTAGGGAAGAAAATCGGTTCACTGTCAAACGGTTTCCGGCAACGTGTAGGCATTGCGCAGGCGCTAATTCATGATCCGGAGGTTCTCATTCTTGATGAACCAACGTCTGGGCTCGATCCGGCCCAGCTGATTGAAATCCGCCGTTTGATTCAGGAAGTAAGCCGGAACAAAACCGTCATGCTATCCACCCACATCATGCAGGAAGTGGAGGCTATTTGTAACCGGGTTCTCATCATCCACAAAGGGCAAATTGTAGCCGATAAAAACCGTTCTCAGTTTCATACACTCCGAACCGATGCGCCTCAAGTGATCCGGATTGAAACACAGGGAGACGTAACCACTCAGATGCTTTCCTCTGTCGAAGGAGTTGGGCAAGTCGAAAAAACGGGCGATGCCGAATGGTTGTTAACAGCAACCACTGCCGAAGATATCAGGCCGGCCGTATTCCGCTTTGCAGCAAAGCATGGATTTATTTTACTTACGCTGCAGCGCGAAACGACTACACTCGAAAAAGTATTTCTGGAAGTGACCGGCCATTAA
Encoded proteins:
- the ispG gene encoding (E)-4-hydroxy-3-methylbut-2-enyl-diphosphate synthase yields the protein MKSLFRYERQKTAIVQVGEVKVGGEYPVRLQSMTDTDTTDTDATVEQIIQIIKAGADFVRMAVQGLREAENLKNIRAGLDKRGYAATPLVADIHFSPQAAKTAIKYVRKVRINPGNFYDPRAKFQKVDYTDDEYRDELAGIEERFIPFLKECAERGTALRIGANHGSLSDRIMSRYGDTPAGIVESVMEFLRICKKIDFHNVVISIKASNTRLMVYTVRLMNYRMRLEGMNYPFHIGVTEAGEGEDGRIKSAVGSGALLADGIGDTVRVSLTEDPANEIGFARKLVDIFKGRENHAPISAPMISQTNPFEYERRSSRPVGDIGGKKAVVVIASLNNYTLEEVRSLNTGVEPDYYFDGKRIFNKAGRAFPILSLDDYLFNDMYTNQERFIRASKPEYDALKAENPEIVEKLKNERKAVIIMESDNLNSFAELRAFFMELDAHICKNPVILHRSYREDSYENLLIKASTDLGGLLIDGYGDGILLSNQGPIGYNELKDLSFGLLQASRMRVTRTEFVSCPGCGRTLFELQGTLSEVKKHFRHLNHLKIGVMGCVVNGPGEMGDVDYGYVGSGPGHINLYKGQKLVKRHVPSERAVDELKKLMMENGDWYEPVVSR
- the gldA gene encoding gliding motility-associated ABC transporter ATP-binding subunit GldA produces the protein MSIQVERITQRYGEQKALDDVTFSIRTGEVTGFLGPNGAGKSTMMKIITGLLTPSSGNVMVNDLPVRKHSININRQIGYLPENNPLYPDMYIREYLELVSGMYPIKNRRERVDEMINLTGLVPELGKKIGSLSNGFRQRVGIAQALIHDPEVLILDEPTSGLDPAQLIEIRRLIQEVSRNKTVMLSTHIMQEVEAICNRVLIIHKGQIVADKNRSQFHTLRTDAPQVIRIETQGDVTTQMLSSVEGVGQVEKTGDAEWLLTATTAEDIRPAVFRFAAKHGFILLTLQRETTTLEKVFLEVTGH